In Xanthomonas sp. SI, the following are encoded in one genomic region:
- a CDS encoding organic hydroperoxide resistance protein: MASPEKILYTAHATATGGREGRAVSSDKALDVKLSTPRELGGAGGDGTNPEQLFAAGYSACFIGAMKAVAAQDKQKLPGEVSIEGSVGIGQIPGGFGIAVELRIAVPGMPREELQALVDKAHQVCPYSNATRGNIDVNLVVLD, from the coding sequence ATGGCCTCACCCGAAAAGATCCTCTACACCGCCCACGCCACCGCGACCGGCGGCCGCGAAGGCCGCGCCGTGTCCTCCGACAAGGCGCTGGACGTGAAGCTGTCCACTCCGCGCGAGCTGGGCGGCGCTGGCGGCGACGGCACCAATCCGGAGCAGCTGTTCGCGGCCGGCTATTCGGCCTGCTTCATCGGCGCGATGAAGGCGGTCGCGGCGCAGGACAAGCAGAAGCTGCCGGGCGAGGTCAGTATCGAAGGCAGCGTCGGCATCGGCCAGATCCCGGGCGGCTTCGGTATCGCAGTGGAGCTGCGCATCGCGGTGCCGGGCATGCCGCGCGAGGAGCTGCAGGCGCTGGTCGACAAGGCGCACCAGGTCTGCCCGTACTCCAACGCGACCCGCGGCAACATCGACGTGAATCTGGTCGTCCTCGACTGA
- a CDS encoding MarR family transcriptional regulator, with translation MPKKRTPAEIPSRDAALQLDQQLCFALYSANLAMHKLYRGLLKTLDLTYPQYLVMLVLWEGDARTVGAIGERLFLDSATLTPLLKRLQASGLVTRERSADDERQVVVRLTAAGRALRNKAGAVPEQVFCAAACSLQDLRQLKQQLETLRGNLGGG, from the coding sequence ATGCCGAAGAAGCGCACCCCTGCCGAGATCCCCAGCCGCGACGCGGCGCTGCAGTTGGATCAGCAGCTGTGCTTCGCGCTGTACTCGGCCAACCTGGCGATGCACAAGCTCTACCGCGGCCTGCTGAAGACGCTGGACCTGACCTATCCGCAGTACCTGGTGATGCTGGTGCTGTGGGAAGGGGATGCGCGTACGGTCGGGGCGATCGGCGAGCGCCTGTTCCTGGATTCGGCCACGCTGACGCCGCTACTGAAGCGCCTGCAGGCCAGCGGCCTGGTCACGCGCGAACGCTCGGCCGACGACGAACGCCAGGTCGTGGTGCGCCTGACCGCGGCCGGCCGCGCGTTGCGCAACAAGGCGGGCGCGGTGCCGGAGCAGGTGTTCTGCGCGGCGGCGTGCTCGCTGCAGGACCTGCGCCAGCTCAAGCAGCAACTGGAAACCTTGCGCGGCAACCTGGGCGGCGGCTGA
- the zapE gene encoding cell division protein ZapE: protein MSAAATPSQRYAAGVTRGDWRDDPAQHAALAELDRIHAAIVDSDQDGWLDRLAAFWKKPEPVRGLYFWGGVGRGKTFLVDLFYDGLPIEQKYRTHFHRFMRGVHERLREHAGQSDPLAKIAQEWRTQLRVLVLDEFFVTDIGDAMLLARLLERLFAEGVTLVTTSNTAPQNLYLNGLQRESFLPAIALLQKYCVELYAEGTEDYRMRALTRSPVYRAPLDAQSDAWLDGRWGELSGNEAARSGNIVIEARKIPVRGRGKSIAWFDFAALCEGPRGPADYIEIAREFNTVLLGGIPHFDRMNEDAARRFVNLIDELYDRQVNLVCTAQDPPPQLYSGERLAGAFERTASRLIEMQSAEYLATAHRA, encoded by the coding sequence ATGAGCGCCGCCGCCACGCCTTCGCAACGCTACGCCGCCGGCGTGACGCGCGGCGACTGGCGCGACGACCCGGCGCAGCACGCCGCGCTGGCCGAACTGGACCGCATCCACGCCGCGATCGTGGACAGCGACCAGGACGGCTGGCTGGATCGCCTGGCCGCGTTCTGGAAGAAGCCCGAGCCGGTGCGCGGCCTGTATTTCTGGGGCGGCGTGGGCCGCGGCAAGACCTTCCTGGTCGATCTGTTCTACGACGGCCTGCCGATCGAACAGAAGTACCGCACCCACTTCCACCGTTTCATGCGCGGCGTGCACGAGCGCCTGCGCGAACACGCCGGGCAGAGCGATCCGCTGGCCAAGATCGCGCAGGAGTGGCGTACGCAATTGCGCGTGCTGGTGCTGGACGAATTCTTCGTCACCGATATCGGCGATGCGATGCTGCTGGCGCGGTTGCTGGAGCGCCTGTTCGCCGAGGGCGTGACCCTGGTCACTACCTCCAATACCGCGCCGCAGAACCTGTACCTCAACGGCCTGCAGCGCGAGAGCTTCCTGCCGGCGATCGCGCTGCTGCAGAAGTACTGCGTAGAGCTGTACGCCGAAGGCACCGAGGACTACCGCATGCGCGCGCTGACCCGCTCGCCGGTGTACCGCGCGCCGCTGGACGCGCAGTCCGACGCGTGGCTGGACGGGCGCTGGGGCGAACTCAGCGGGAATGAAGCCGCGCGCAGCGGCAACATCGTCATCGAGGCGCGCAAGATCCCGGTGCGCGGCCGCGGCAAGAGCATCGCCTGGTTCGATTTCGCCGCGCTGTGCGAAGGCCCGCGCGGACCCGCCGACTACATCGAGATCGCACGCGAGTTCAACACCGTGCTGCTCGGCGGCATCCCGCACTTCGACCGCATGAACGAAGACGCGGCGCGGCGTTTCGTCAACCTGATCGACGAACTGTACGACCGCCAGGTCAACCTGGTCTGCACCGCGCAGGATCCGCCGCCGCAGCTGTACAGCGGCGAGCGCCTGGCCGGCGCGTTCGAGCGCACCGCCTCGCGCCTGATCGAGATGCAGAGCGCCGAGTACCTGGCCACCGCGCACCGCGCCTGA
- a CDS encoding alpha/beta family hydrolase produces the protein MTSPAFPTESGAFTLDGPAGPIEAAVDLPDAETAALPVTAIVCHPLSTEGGTMHNKVVTMVARALRELGVHVVRFNFRSVGASAGSFDHGDGEQQDLAAVAEWVRAQRPHDALWLAGFSFGAYVSLRASAALQPQALVSIAPPAGRWDFAGVEPPPQWLLIQGDADEIVDPQAVYDWLETLEQQPELVRMPDTSHFFHRKLIDLRGALQHGVKAWLPAKQA, from the coding sequence ATGACCTCTCCCGCTTTCCCTACCGAATCCGGCGCGTTTACGCTGGACGGCCCCGCCGGCCCGATCGAGGCCGCGGTCGATCTGCCCGATGCCGAGACGGCCGCCTTGCCGGTCACCGCGATCGTCTGCCACCCGCTGTCCACCGAGGGCGGAACCATGCACAACAAGGTGGTGACGATGGTCGCGCGCGCGCTGCGCGAACTCGGCGTGCACGTGGTGCGCTTCAACTTCCGCAGCGTCGGCGCCTCCGCCGGCAGCTTCGACCATGGCGACGGCGAACAACAGGACCTGGCCGCGGTGGCGGAGTGGGTGCGCGCGCAACGCCCGCACGATGCGCTGTGGCTGGCCGGCTTCAGCTTCGGCGCCTACGTGTCGTTGCGCGCCAGCGCCGCGCTGCAGCCGCAGGCGCTGGTGTCGATTGCGCCGCCGGCCGGGCGCTGGGACTTCGCCGGCGTGGAACCGCCGCCGCAGTGGCTGCTGATCCAGGGCGATGCCGACGAGATCGTCGATCCGCAGGCCGTCTACGACTGGCTGGAGACGCTGGAGCAGCAGCCCGAGCTGGTGCGCATGCCCGACACCAGCCATTTCTTCCACCGCAAGCTGATCGACCTGCGCGGCGCCTTGCAGCACGGGGTCAAGGCATGGCTGCCGGCGAAGCAGGCGTGA
- a CDS encoding EamA/RhaT family transporter has product MAFVLLSVMCSVLVSALLKLAPQRRIDLAQAVTWNYLAAALLCAALLHPPLATLRSAQAPWAAQLGLALLLPALFLVLGRAVALAGIVRTDAAQRLSLLLSLAAAFALFGERANGYKLAGLALGLLAIAGIVHRPGPTPAGAARAAPWLLLVWAGFAAIDVLLKRIAQAGTPFAASLLVAFAIAFVLLLGVQLWRHLRRSAPLAWRNVGAGLLLGTLNFGNIAFYVRAHQALPDSPAVVFAAMNLGVIVLGALLGVLAFGEKTSAWNRAGLLAALLAIVLIAVGARG; this is encoded by the coding sequence GTGGCGTTCGTTCTTCTGAGTGTGATGTGCAGCGTGCTGGTCTCCGCATTGCTGAAGCTGGCGCCGCAGCGGCGCATCGACCTGGCCCAGGCCGTGACCTGGAACTACCTGGCGGCGGCGCTGCTGTGCGCGGCGCTGCTGCATCCGCCCTTGGCCACGCTGCGCAGCGCGCAGGCGCCGTGGGCAGCGCAGCTCGGGCTGGCGCTGCTGCTGCCGGCGCTGTTCCTGGTGCTGGGCCGCGCGGTGGCGCTGGCCGGCATCGTGCGCACCGACGCGGCACAGCGGTTATCGCTGCTGCTGTCGCTGGCTGCCGCCTTCGCGCTGTTCGGCGAGCGCGCCAACGGCTACAAGCTGGCCGGGTTGGCGCTGGGCCTGCTGGCCATCGCCGGCATCGTGCACCGGCCCGGACCGACGCCGGCCGGCGCAGCGCGCGCCGCGCCCTGGCTGCTGCTGGTGTGGGCCGGCTTCGCTGCGATCGACGTGCTGCTCAAACGCATCGCCCAGGCCGGCACGCCGTTCGCCGCCTCGCTGCTGGTCGCCTTCGCGATCGCCTTCGTGCTGCTGCTCGGCGTGCAACTGTGGCGGCACCTGCGCCGCAGCGCGCCATTGGCCTGGCGCAACGTGGGCGCCGGCCTGCTGCTGGGCACGCTCAACTTCGGCAACATCGCGTTTTACGTGCGCGCGCACCAGGCGCTGCCGGACAGCCCGGCGGTGGTGTTCGCGGCGATGAACCTGGGCGTGATCGTGCTGGGCGCGCTGCTCGGCGTGCTGGCCTTCGGCGAGAAGACCAGCGCCTGGAACCGTGCGGGCCTGTTGGCGGCGCTGCTGGCGATCGTGCTGATCGCGGTTGGTGCGCGCGGTTAG